The Chloracidobacterium sp. genome includes a window with the following:
- a CDS encoding peptidoglycan-binding protein encodes MPQWSRTICAKMALIIACLLAGTGFPDQIAPMEAHAEEIARPQKRRTTGARNRRTRRSRAQSTRARNARGRRVTVRNRRGRAARARSRSVRVRRLRGRRIRGRGLRARRGRVARSRSVRGYRVRGRRGRFARRGRSMRRNRATAYAYRTPQVAPYRPPRNLVIPEARTREIQEKLKEAGFYEGEITGRYDERTREAMRNFQRANGIKETGTPTAPALLRLGLTKHTSEAGDTSAPPVQLPPPPPTDTPPPLQ; translated from the coding sequence ATGCCGCAATGGAGTCGAACCATATGCGCCAAGATGGCGCTAATCATTGCCTGTTTACTGGCGGGAACAGGCTTCCCGGACCAGATTGCGCCGATGGAAGCTCATGCCGAGGAAATAGCGCGGCCGCAGAAGCGACGCACAACTGGCGCACGTAACCGCCGCACACGGCGCAGTCGCGCCCAAAGCACTCGCGCCCGCAACGCACGCGGTCGGCGGGTGACGGTACGCAACCGTCGCGGCCGCGCCGCACGCGCGCGCAGCCGCAGTGTACGAGTTCGGCGATTACGCGGTCGCCGTATCCGTGGGCGCGGCCTCCGTGCCCGACGCGGACGTGTCGCGCGCAGCCGCAGCGTCCGTGGGTATCGCGTGCGCGGTCGGCGCGGACGCTTCGCGCGACGCGGCCGCTCTATGCGGCGCAACCGGGCGACGGCGTACGCCTACCGTACGCCGCAAGTCGCACCGTACCGCCCGCCGCGCAACCTTGTCATTCCTGAAGCCCGCACCCGTGAGATTCAGGAAAAACTCAAGGAGGCCGGTTTCTATGAAGGCGAGATCACGGGACGGTACGATGAGCGTACTCGTGAAGCAATGCGTAACTTTCAGCGTGCCAACGGGATAAAGGAAACTGGTACACCAACCGCCCCGGCGCTGCTGCGACTGGGGTTAACGAAACACACTTCGGAAGCGGGTGACACCTCCGCGCCGCCGGTACAGTTGCCGCCGCCGCCCCCAACCGATACACCGCCGCCCTTGCAGTAA
- a CDS encoding SpoIIE family protein phosphatase: MHSLVIHSHNAPPHRILLVKPRYTLGRSVRADIMVADSFASRLHAALRQDGETYVLEDLNSANGTYYRGQRVTSPIRLRAGDRFRIGETDIELVAEHRFSPAAAPSVTYSATSSTAVPEAQIGLGDVRTADEIVHRAFERSSGGLRYPPPTLVPGEARPTTADATRAAPETNLGAKFQRHRPDLLALVSKVGVTLLSNAGLDDTLRDIMTLVFESLPAERGFLLTYDNASQELACRVARTKAGEIPPCEAMVCRSITERVLTTKSAVLTSDARHDPRFAGSHSIALGDIRSVMCVPLVFRERLYGLIYVENPYQRRFTPDDLEVLTTIASVAAIKIENTYLLEEQIKRQRLQTEIALAARIQASMLPQSEPVAPGFDIAGLSRPAEDIGGDYYDYIKVGEDRLAVVIGDASGHGVASGLLMALAKGALFNQLGVACDPQSVMQTMNKLIYENGTRRDLMTFCYVLLDLPTGTVTVSNAGHPYPLLYRAASRALSDLELEHYPLGVRPTLGRLPVVTHQLDPQDVLVLYSDGIPELRNRIGHCFGYDGLEAVIRRCVHLPAREICETVVEQALAFASGAIPEDDITVVVIKRRESFKS, encoded by the coding sequence ATGCACTCCCTCGTGATTCATTCGCACAATGCGCCGCCGCACCGGATTTTGCTCGTTAAGCCGCGTTACACCCTTGGGCGCAGCGTCCGGGCGGACATCATGGTGGCCGACTCCTTTGCCTCGCGCTTGCATGCCGCGCTCCGGCAGGACGGCGAAACCTATGTTTTGGAGGACCTCAACAGCGCCAATGGCACGTATTATCGAGGGCAGCGTGTGACGAGCCCGATTCGGCTTCGCGCTGGCGACCGCTTTCGGATTGGCGAAACCGATATTGAACTCGTGGCTGAACATCGCTTCTCGCCGGCAGCGGCTCCGTCGGTGACCTACTCTGCGACTTCCTCCACGGCCGTGCCTGAAGCGCAAATCGGGCTGGGCGATGTCCGTACGGCGGATGAGATTGTCCACCGCGCGTTTGAACGCAGTTCCGGCGGCTTGCGTTACCCACCACCGACCCTTGTCCCGGGTGAGGCTCGACCGACGACAGCGGACGCCACGCGCGCCGCGCCGGAAACCAACCTGGGTGCCAAGTTTCAGAGACACCGCCCCGACTTACTGGCGCTGGTCAGCAAAGTCGGCGTCACATTGCTTTCGAATGCGGGTCTCGACGACACCCTGCGGGACATTATGACGCTGGTGTTTGAATCGCTTCCGGCGGAGCGCGGCTTTCTCCTGACCTATGACAACGCTTCGCAGGAACTGGCTTGTCGCGTGGCGCGCACCAAGGCTGGGGAGATTCCACCTTGTGAAGCGATGGTGTGTCGAAGCATCACAGAGCGCGTTCTCACCACCAAGTCGGCTGTGTTGACCTCGGACGCCCGCCACGACCCACGGTTTGCCGGCAGTCACTCGATTGCGCTCGGCGATATTCGCTCCGTGATGTGCGTTCCGCTTGTCTTTCGAGAGCGACTCTACGGGCTGATTTATGTGGAAAATCCCTACCAGCGCCGCTTTACGCCGGACGACCTCGAAGTGTTGACCACCATCGCCAGCGTGGCGGCGATCAAGATTGAAAATACCTACCTGCTTGAAGAACAGATCAAGCGGCAGCGCCTCCAGACGGAAATTGCGTTGGCGGCTCGGATTCAGGCCTCAATGTTGCCTCAGTCTGAGCCGGTTGCGCCGGGTTTTGACATCGCCGGTCTGTCGCGTCCGGCGGAAGACATCGGTGGGGATTATTACGACTACATCAAAGTCGGCGAGGACCGACTCGCGGTCGTCATCGGCGACGCTTCCGGCCACGGCGTGGCGTCGGGTCTGCTGATGGCGCTTGCCAAAGGTGCGCTGTTCAACCAACTTGGCGTCGCCTGTGACCCACAAAGCGTGATGCAGACGATGAACAAGCTCATCTATGAGAATGGGACGCGCCGTGACCTGATGACGTTCTGCTATGTTTTGCTGGACCTACCGACGGGCACGGTGACGGTAAGCAACGCTGGGCATCCCTACCCGCTACTGTACCGCGCCGCGTCACGCGCCCTGTCCGACCTTGAGCTTGAGCACTATCCGCTTGGCGTCCGTCCGACGCTGGGGCGGCTTCCGGTCGTCACCCACCAACTCGACCCGCAGGATGTTCTCGTGCTTTACAGCGACGGCATTCCCGAACTGAGAAACCGCATCGGACATTGCTTCGGCTATGATGGCCTTGAAGCCGTCATCCGCCGGTGCGTGCATCTGCCCGCCCGTGAAATTTGTGAAACGGTTGTTGAACAGGCTCTGGCGTTTGCATCCGGCGCGATACCGGAAGACGATATCACGGTAGTCGTCATTAAACGTCGAGAATCGTTCAAATCGTAA